A single genomic interval of Methylobacterium bullatum harbors:
- the galE1 gene encoding UDP-glucose 4-epimerase, protein MKRILVTGGAGFIGSHLCGRLIKQGNEVLCVDNFLTGARSNLDKLLTHQSFELLRHDVTFPLYVEVDEIYNLACPASPVHYQRDPVQTTKTSVMGAINMLGLSKRLHARILQASTSEVYGDPDVHPQPEGYCGHVSIVGPRACYDEGKRCAETLFHDYRRQHRMSVRVARIFNTYGPNMHPQDGRVISNFIVQALTHQPITIYGDGSQTRSFCYVDDLVEGLLRLMAVEEEPGDVVNLGNPSEINVLALAERIVQLCNSRSTIECRPLPQDDPKRRCPDISRAREKLRWSPRVDLDTGLVRTIAYFEARLIQKGSPIHALRELARSEPLTQAVG, encoded by the coding sequence ATGAAGCGCATCCTCGTAACGGGTGGGGCCGGGTTCATCGGGTCACATCTCTGTGGACGGCTGATCAAGCAGGGAAACGAAGTTCTCTGCGTCGACAATTTCCTGACAGGTGCGCGCTCGAACCTGGATAAGCTGCTCACGCACCAATCCTTCGAGCTCCTTCGCCACGACGTGACGTTCCCGCTCTACGTGGAGGTCGACGAGATCTATAATCTCGCCTGCCCGGCCTCTCCGGTTCACTATCAGCGCGACCCCGTCCAGACGACGAAGACCAGCGTGATGGGGGCGATCAACATGCTCGGTCTGTCCAAGCGCCTTCACGCCCGCATCCTCCAGGCCTCGACCAGCGAGGTCTATGGCGATCCCGACGTTCACCCGCAGCCCGAAGGCTATTGCGGTCATGTCAGCATCGTCGGGCCGCGCGCCTGCTACGACGAGGGCAAGCGCTGCGCCGAGACGCTGTTCCATGACTACCGCCGGCAACATCGGATGTCGGTGCGCGTGGCGCGCATCTTCAACACCTACGGACCGAACATGCATCCGCAGGACGGCCGGGTGATCTCGAACTTCATCGTCCAGGCTCTGACGCATCAGCCGATCACGATCTACGGCGACGGCTCCCAGACCCGGTCGTTCTGCTACGTGGACGATCTCGTCGAAGGCCTGCTCCGGCTGATGGCGGTGGAGGAGGAGCCCGGCGACGTGGTCAACCTCGGCAACCCGTCCGAGATCAACGTCCTCGCCCTGGCCGAACGCATCGTGCAGTTGTGCAACTCGCGCTCGACCATCGAATGCCGGCCCTTGCCCCAGGACGACCCGAAGCGCCGCTGCCCCGACATCAGCCGTGCCCGGGAGAAACTGAGATGGTCGCCGCGGGTCGATCTGGACACCGGTCTGGTGCGGACGATCGCCTATTTCGAAGCCCGGCTCATCCAGAAGGGCTCGCCGATTCACGCCCTGCGCGAACTGGCCCGCTCCGAACCCCTGACACAGGCCGTGGGATGA
- the tagA_1 gene encoding Putative N-acetylmannosaminyltransferase, giving the protein MTQDLSPTGADLNRWARSVRPATQRHQAVEATVAETARTSPMPVGRWEMPRPKVLGLGVSAITFADAIDAIDAFVRSRTPHYVCITGAHGVIESRSDPRLLTIHNAAHLVTPDGMPLVWMSRLLGHTATERVYGPDLMRAITRLSPARGYRHFYYGGAPGVAEALSARLQNANPGLSVVGTCCPPFRSLSREEDEAVVAQINAARPDIVWVGLSTPKQENWMASHLGRIDAPVMIGVGAAFDFLAGTKRQAPVWMQKRGLEWLFRLVSEPKRLFARYMKIVPLFLLLAAGQLLRTWFSRRFRDGDGASTAMPAPPPHRPG; this is encoded by the coding sequence ATGACCCAGGATCTCTCGCCAACCGGCGCCGACCTGAATCGCTGGGCGCGATCCGTGCGCCCGGCCACCCAACGGCACCAGGCGGTCGAGGCGACCGTCGCCGAGACAGCGCGGACCTCGCCCATGCCGGTGGGACGCTGGGAGATGCCGCGCCCCAAGGTTCTCGGCCTCGGCGTCAGCGCCATCACCTTCGCTGACGCCATCGACGCCATCGATGCCTTCGTCCGCTCGCGGACACCGCATTACGTCTGCATCACCGGCGCCCACGGGGTGATCGAGAGCAGAAGCGATCCGCGACTGCTCACCATCCACAACGCGGCGCATCTCGTCACGCCGGACGGCATGCCCCTCGTCTGGATGTCGCGGCTCCTCGGCCACACGGCGACCGAGCGGGTCTACGGCCCCGACCTGATGCGCGCGATCACGCGCCTGTCGCCGGCCCGCGGCTATCGCCATTTCTACTACGGTGGAGCGCCCGGCGTGGCCGAGGCGCTGAGCGCCCGCCTCCAGAATGCAAATCCGGGACTGTCCGTGGTCGGCACCTGCTGCCCTCCGTTCCGCAGCCTGTCGCGGGAGGAGGACGAGGCGGTGGTGGCACAGATCAATGCCGCGCGGCCGGACATCGTCTGGGTCGGCCTCAGTACGCCCAAGCAGGAAAACTGGATGGCCTCCCATCTCGGACGCATTGATGCGCCGGTCATGATCGGCGTCGGCGCAGCCTTCGATTTCCTCGCGGGCACCAAGCGGCAGGCCCCGGTCTGGATGCAGAAGCGGGGCCTCGAATGGCTGTTCCGACTCGTGAGCGAACCGAAGCGGCTCTTCGCCCGCTACATGAAGATCGTCCCCCTGTTCCTGCTGCTCGCTGCCGGGCAGCTTCTCAGGACCTGGTTCAGCCGTCGGTTCCGCGACGGCGACGGAGCCTCCACGGCGATGCCGGCCCCGCCGCCTCATCGTCCCGGGTGA
- the epsL gene encoding putative sugar transferase EpsL, with protein sequence MSTTDSIILTGPAIERIKPVEVELRPGRRRAIVTTVLIGGDLFFSGIAGAVPWLVTGWPPLTDWLGPSTSVPIPPVGVVLILAVFGLYSGYGPSPPERLRLRVLGVCIYAISCLLVVSAQGPSARGVADIAVVSALLVVIGFYGESALRSMLIRWRLWGALTVIVGADTAGRSLADTLLAQPELGFRPVGFLAERGQEPVRIEGLPILGMIDEIPAVPVEVLLFSSCATLALYDGKGAGGAPAPRTVLAQQIHELQNMWVQVQPLGSAIGLEIRRELYRPRNLALKRVIDCTFAGLGLIVALPVIAILAATIRSLDPGSPFYVQIRVGRHGRPIRVLKLRTMYSDAERRLHAHLESCPAAREEWQRFFKLSADPRILPRIGHFIRRTSLDELPQLWNVLRGDMSLVGPRPFPAYHMDGFDPDFRALRTSVPPGLTGLWQISSRSDGDLHVQRSQDTYYIRNWSPWLDLYILMGTVSAVLGAKGAR encoded by the coding sequence ATGAGCACCACCGACAGCATCATTCTCACGGGCCCTGCGATCGAGCGGATCAAACCGGTGGAGGTCGAACTCCGACCCGGACGGCGGCGGGCCATTGTCACGACGGTTCTGATCGGAGGGGACCTGTTCTTCTCGGGTATTGCCGGTGCAGTGCCCTGGCTGGTGACCGGTTGGCCGCCACTGACGGATTGGTTGGGACCCTCCACCTCGGTGCCGATTCCCCCGGTCGGCGTCGTGCTCATCCTGGCGGTGTTCGGGCTCTATTCCGGCTATGGGCCGAGCCCGCCGGAGCGGTTGCGATTGCGCGTCCTCGGGGTCTGCATCTACGCGATCAGTTGCCTGCTGGTCGTGAGCGCTCAGGGGCCGTCGGCGCGGGGAGTCGCCGATATCGCGGTGGTATCGGCGCTCCTGGTGGTGATCGGCTTCTACGGCGAATCCGCGTTGCGGAGCATGCTGATCCGGTGGAGGCTCTGGGGGGCTCTCACCGTGATCGTGGGGGCCGACACCGCCGGACGCAGCCTGGCCGACACGCTCCTCGCCCAGCCGGAACTCGGGTTCCGGCCGGTGGGCTTCCTCGCCGAGCGCGGGCAGGAGCCAGTGCGGATAGAGGGGCTGCCCATCCTCGGCATGATCGACGAGATTCCGGCGGTGCCGGTGGAGGTGCTGCTGTTCTCGTCCTGCGCCACCCTCGCCCTGTATGACGGCAAGGGGGCGGGCGGGGCTCCCGCTCCACGCACGGTCCTCGCCCAGCAGATCCACGAGTTGCAGAACATGTGGGTGCAGGTGCAACCCCTCGGCAGCGCCATCGGCCTCGAGATCCGGCGCGAACTGTACCGGCCGCGCAACCTCGCCCTCAAGCGCGTGATCGACTGCACCTTCGCAGGCCTCGGCCTGATCGTGGCCCTTCCGGTGATCGCGATCCTCGCCGCGACGATCCGCAGCCTCGATCCGGGCAGCCCGTTCTATGTCCAGATCCGCGTCGGGCGGCATGGACGGCCGATCCGGGTCCTGAAGTTGCGGACGATGTATTCCGACGCGGAGCGCCGGCTGCATGCCCACCTCGAATCCTGCCCGGCGGCCCGCGAGGAATGGCAGCGCTTCTTCAAGCTCTCCGCCGATCCGCGAATCCTGCCGAGGATCGGGCATTTCATCCGGCGCACGAGCCTGGACGAACTGCCCCAGCTCTGGAACGTCCTGCGCGGCGACATGAGCCTCGTCGGTCCGAGGCCGTTTCCGGCCTATCACATGGACGGGTTCGATCCCGACTTCCGAGCACTTCGCACCAGCGTGCCGCCCGGCCTGACCGGCCTTTGGCAGATCTCGTCGAGAAGCGACGGCGATCTCCACGTCCAACGCAGCCAGGACACCTACTATATTCGCAACTGGTCGCCGTGGCTCGACCTCTACATCCTGATGGGAACGGTCTCGGCGGTCCTGGGCGCCAAGGGCGCCCGGTAA
- the queC gene encoding 7-cyano-7-deazaguanine synthase — MSDDGALVLFSGGQDSTTCLAWALERFPRVETLGFDYNQRHRVELDGRAPLRETMAAMNPAWFRRLGRDHTISLDALGRVSETALTRSTEIAFESSGLPNTFVPGRNIIFLTFAAALAYRRSLGHIVGGMCETDYSGYPDCRDDTIKALQVALSLGMDRRFVLHTPLMWIDKAQTWKMAKDLGGQPLVDLIVEDTHTCYLGTRGERHAWGYGCGTCPACDLRAKGHAKFVAEAVTE; from the coding sequence ATGAGCGACGACGGCGCCTTGGTCCTGTTCTCGGGGGGACAGGATTCCACAACCTGCCTCGCCTGGGCGCTGGAGCGCTTCCCCCGTGTGGAGACCCTGGGCTTCGACTACAACCAGCGGCACCGGGTCGAGCTCGATGGGCGGGCGCCCCTGCGCGAGACGATGGCGGCCATGAACCCGGCCTGGTTCCGGCGTCTGGGCCGTGACCACACCATCAGCCTGGATGCCTTGGGCAGGGTCTCCGAGACCGCGCTCACCCGCAGCACCGAGATCGCCTTCGAGTCGAGCGGCCTGCCCAACACCTTCGTGCCCGGCCGCAACATCATCTTCCTGACCTTCGCCGCAGCCCTGGCCTACCGGCGATCGCTGGGCCACATCGTCGGCGGCATGTGCGAGACGGATTATTCCGGTTATCCCGATTGCCGCGACGACACGATCAAGGCGCTCCAGGTGGCCCTGAGCCTCGGCATGGACCGCCGCTTCGTCCTCCACACGCCCCTCATGTGGATCGACAAGGCGCAGACCTGGAAGATGGCCAAGGACCTCGGCGGCCAGCCCCTGGTGGACCTGATCGTCGAGGACACCCACACCTGCTACCTCGGGACACGCGGGGAACGCCACGCCTGGGGCTACGGCTGCGGCACCTGCCCCGCCTGCGACCTGCGGGCGAAGGGCCATGCCAAGTTCGTGGCCGAGGCGGTGACGGAGTAG
- the queD gene encoding 6-carboxy-5,6,7,8-tetrahydropterin synthase: protein MKITQAFTFEAAHRLPNVPETHRCHRMHGHSYRVELTISGAVDPATGWVVDFFDVEHAFAPILLQLDHYCLNEIEGLENPTAEHIAAWIWHRTKPALPGLSSVKVMETPMSWAEYEGEA from the coding sequence ATGAAGATCACCCAAGCCTTCACCTTCGAGGCGGCGCATCGCCTGCCCAACGTGCCCGAGACCCATCGCTGCCACCGGATGCACGGGCATTCCTACCGGGTCGAGCTAACGATCTCCGGCGCCGTCGACCCGGCGACGGGCTGGGTGGTGGACTTCTTCGACGTGGAACACGCCTTCGCGCCGATTCTGCTTCAGCTCGACCATTACTGCCTCAACGAGATCGAGGGGCTGGAGAACCCCACCGCCGAGCATATCGCGGCCTGGATCTGGCATCGGACGAAGCCCGCCCTGCCCGGCCTGTCCTCGGTCAAGGTGATGGAGACGCCGATGTCCTGGGCCGAATACGAAGGCGAAGCCTGA
- the queE gene encoding 7-carboxy-7-deazaguanine synthase: protein MGYAVKELFHTLQGEGAQAGRAAVFCRFAGCNLWSGREEDRATAACTFCDTDFIGMDGEGGGRFPTPEALADAIAATWEGGASHHYVVFTGGEPLLQLDPALIAAMHARGFEIAVETNGTLAAPEGIDWICVSPKAGNALVQTTGHELKLVYPQDDALPECFAALDFRHHWLQPMDGPDRLAHTRAAVEYCRRDARWRLSLQTHKIIGIP, encoded by the coding sequence ATGGGCTACGCGGTCAAGGAACTGTTCCATACCCTCCAGGGCGAGGGGGCCCAGGCGGGCCGGGCCGCGGTGTTCTGCCGGTTTGCCGGCTGCAATCTCTGGTCCGGCCGCGAGGAGGACCGCGCCACGGCCGCCTGCACGTTCTGCGACACGGACTTCATCGGCATGGACGGGGAGGGCGGCGGGCGCTTTCCGACGCCCGAGGCTCTGGCCGATGCCATCGCCGCCACCTGGGAGGGCGGCGCGTCTCACCATTATGTGGTCTTCACCGGCGGCGAGCCGCTGCTCCAGCTCGACCCCGCCCTGATCGCGGCGATGCATGCGCGCGGCTTCGAGATCGCGGTGGAGACCAACGGCACCCTGGCGGCCCCCGAGGGGATCGACTGGATCTGCGTGAGCCCGAAGGCGGGCAACGCCCTGGTCCAGACCACCGGACACGAGCTGAAACTGGTCTACCCGCAGGACGACGCGCTTCCCGAGTGCTTTGCCGCCCTCGATTTTCGCCACCACTGGCTCCAGCCCATGGACGGGCCCGACCGCCTTGCCCATACCCGGGCGGCGGTGGAGTATTGCCGCCGCGACGCGCGCTGGCGGCTGTCGCTGCAGACCCACAAGATCATCGGCATTCCATGA